A window from Larimichthys crocea isolate SSNF chromosome XXIII, L_crocea_2.0, whole genome shotgun sequence encodes these proteins:
- the si:ch73-174h16.4 gene encoding leucine-rich repeat-containing protein 14, producing MVLSLVSLCAREVVSDHSSSPCWLRWVPRELYRALLQAAFTSCRPLAVGELVQRWPERTLRVGGPRKEGQTAPNRLCIQALLLAVVRGLSDQRCALQVLDLCGLQGDEGGLGDPMGGWSLTVALCTMVVQARAGAQRAQRREGERERKRFSALEREKDVKRERGRWKNGNGDEARGVESNGLRMGLCGILGEEELVRGVRRRMEIERKREPGSGGVRQEAEDVTSDVLVHVRADIFVNARSWERVRAALTTLGPLKLQCRYLRVEEISVSSIRTLLDILPHQGLLGIDIRYSSLGVAGLAELLPQISTFPALNSLRLHYCNLDFRRDHHGQDEALRDLSLGLAKIKVLRRLSLTALRLPGQLRVLLSSLPQPLEILELPYLSLSPVDLAYLSCSHHASSLQQLDLSENCLDESTLPSIRRLLSQASSSLQHLSLSGCGLTDGLLELLLPSLGGCLALKSLALALNPLSMAGLMDLVRMAVRMPSLRHLLYPNPLEDYQPGLPDLPSSAQLLDWPLDEATEINMTSSQLNRVRLDSGRSDLFLTCDLLNYDKDLVD from the exons ATGGTGCTGTCCTTGGTGAGCCTTTGTGCCAGAGAGGTGGTGAGTGACCACAGCTCGTCGCCCTGCTGGCTCAGGTGGGTGCCCAGGGAGCTGTACCGAGCTCTGCTGCAGGCCGCGTTCACCAGCTGCAGACCGCTGGCTGTGGGCGAGCTGGTGCAGAGGTGGCCTGAGCGCACGCTGCGCGTCGGCGGACCCAGGAAAGAGGGACAAACCGCGCCTAATCGACTCTGCATACAGGCTCTGTTACTTGCAGTTGTCAGAGGACTGTCAGACCAAAG ATGTGCCCTGCAAGTGTTGGACCTCTGTGGGCTGcaaggagatgaaggagggTTGGGAGACCCCATGGGAGGCTGGTCTCTGACTGTGGCTCTCTGCACCATGGTTGTTCAGGCCAGAGCTGGAGCTCAGAGGgcgcagaggagagagggagagcgggAGAGGAAAAGGTTCTCGGctctggagagagaaaaggatgtgaagagagagagggggcggTGGAAGAATGGAAATGGCGATGAGGCGAGAGGCGTGGAGAGTAACGGCCTCAGGATGGGATTGTGCGGGATTCTGGGTGAGGAGGAGCTGGTGAgaggtgtgaggaggaggatggagatagagaggaaaagagagccAGGTTCAGGAGGTGTTAGGCAGGAGGCAGAAGACGTAACTAGTGACGTGCTGGTACACGTGAGAGCTGATATTTTTGTGAACGCTCGCTCGTGGGAGCGTGTCCGTGCTGCTCTGACCACGCTGGGACCCCTCAAGCTTCAGTGCAGATACCTGCGAGTGGAAGAGATATCAGTGTCGAGCATCAGGACCCTGCTGGACATCCTGCCTCATCAGGGTCTGCTCGGTATTGATATTCGCTACAGCAGCCTCGGGGTGGCTGGTTTGGCCGAGCTGCTGCCTCAGATCTCCACCTTCCCTGCGCTGAACTCTCTTCGCCTGCACTACTGCAACTTGGATTTTCGCAGAGACCACCACGGACAGGATGAGGCCCTGAGGGACTTGTCTCTGGGTCTGGCGAAGATTAAAGTGCTGCGACGCCTCAGCCTCACGGCGCTCCGGCTGCCTGGACAGCTTCGCGTGCTGCTGag CTCTCTGCCTCAGCCTCTAGAGATACTGGAGCTGCCATATTTGAGCCTGAGCCCTGTTGACCTCGCCTACCTGTCCTGCAGCCATCATGCCTCCTCGCTGCAGCAGCTGGATCTTAGCGAGAACTGCCTGGATGAAAGCACCTTACCCTCCATTCGCCGCCTCCTCTCTCAGGCTTCCAGCAGCCTGCAGCATCTCTCTCTAAGTGGCTGCGGCTTGACCGACGGCCTGCTTGAACTCTTGCTGCCCTCACTGGGAGGCTGCTTGGCCCTCAAGAGCTTGGCTCTGGCCCTGAATCCGCTCTCCATGGCTGGCCTCATGGACCTGGTGAGGATGGCTGTGAGAATGCCCTCTCTCCGTCACTTACTGTACCCGAATCCCCTAGAGGACTATCAGCCGGGCCTTCCCGACCTGCCCTCCAGCGCTCAGCTCTTAGACTGGCCGCTGGATGAAGCCACAGAGATCAACATGACCAGCAGCCAGCTTAACAGGGTGCGGCTAGACAGCGGACGCTCTGACCTCTTTCTGACATGTGACCTGCTCAATTACGACAAAGACTTGGTGGACTAG